Proteins from a single region of Candidatus Micrarchaeum acidiphilum ARMAN-2:
- a CDS encoding daunorubicin resistance ABC transporter ATPase subunit: MNNSVEIYGLTKKFGDLTAVNNIDLTIKKGEIFGLLGPNGAGKTTTISMLLGIVKPTSGRIIIEGYNAQKESAKVKQVVGFMAQETIVDSDLTAYQNLEIAARLYHMPRNEWAERISGALKSAQLEQFADKKAGTFSGGMKRRLYLVKSMLHAPQLIILDEPTTGLDVQNRIEMWRQIRELNKSGVTVIITTQYLEEADNLCNRIAIIDHGQLKAIGTPSELKRSVSEGQILEIISTASEVEGISKLLKSKFGINSEFKDDKVTGLIEKDPIGMLPKILNELKKEKLYVAAVNMHLPTMDDVFIKLTGSTIRDKAGEFQSDRNMLLTMR; this comes from the coding sequence ATGAATAACTCTGTTGAAATATACGGGCTGACAAAGAAATTCGGGGATTTGACCGCGGTCAACAATATAGACCTTACCATAAAGAAGGGCGAGATATTCGGCCTATTGGGGCCCAACGGCGCGGGCAAGACCACTACCATAAGCATGCTGCTAGGCATAGTCAAACCCACTTCGGGCAGGATAATAATAGAAGGCTACAACGCGCAGAAGGAAAGCGCAAAGGTTAAGCAGGTTGTCGGCTTCATGGCGCAGGAAACCATAGTGGACAGCGACCTTACCGCATACCAGAACCTGGAGATAGCGGCTAGGCTGTACCACATGCCCAGGAACGAATGGGCGGAGAGGATATCGGGGGCCCTGAAGTCCGCGCAGCTGGAGCAGTTCGCAGACAAAAAGGCGGGTACATTCTCAGGAGGCATGAAAAGGAGGCTTTACCTGGTAAAGTCAATGCTGCATGCGCCGCAGCTTATCATACTGGACGAGCCGACCACTGGCTTGGACGTCCAGAACAGGATAGAGATGTGGAGGCAGATACGGGAGCTTAACAAGAGCGGCGTTACAGTAATAATTACCACGCAGTACCTTGAGGAGGCAGACAACCTGTGCAACAGGATAGCGATAATAGACCACGGGCAGCTAAAGGCGATAGGCACGCCCTCGGAGCTTAAAAGGAGCGTGTCAGAGGGCCAGATACTCGAGATAATAAGCACGGCTTCAGAGGTAGAAGGCATATCGAAACTGCTCAAGTCAAAGTTCGGGATAAACTCGGAATTCAAGGACGACAAGGTTACCGGCCTGATAGAGAAGGATCCGATAGGCATGCTGCCAAAGATACTTAACGAGCTCAAGAAGGAGAAGCTTTATGTTGCAGCGGTTAACATGCACCTGCCCACCATGGATGACGTGTTCATAAAGCTTACGGGCTCAACGATACGCGACAAGGCAGGCGAATTCCAGTCGGACAGGAATATGCTGCTGACAATGAGATGA
- a CDS encoding ABC-2 type transporter, with protein MGFFEDTMTIFRREMLVFKSNLRTNIIRSIIFPIVIIFFFGNINASTFNTAVAVVNYANNPASIAFISDLQQGQALAISTVTTQQTALTMLHNSQVSAVVVILPNFPDGNPSGATDVDVYYSESNFAAVPEALATIQAVSEKFAVSPSEFAEGSVTPPKPTNYGLSQVLLYGANTNYKTFLTAGIIAMVAAFGSLFGGGVSLITDRQLGNLKAFLLSPISKNAVILGKVLSGTAQSVLYGILALIVGLVAGASIAMGIIGVLWIVLIVIMISLGFSGVTIILASRMSQIQTYSILGNVIVLPMWFLSGAFFPASSLPSFMQPFSTFNPMTYAVSGMRDVMLVGYFPIGSIILDIGVLVIFLAFGVLATFKLFKPNIS; from the coding sequence ATGGGTTTCTTCGAAGACACTATGACGATATTCAGGCGCGAGATGCTCGTATTCAAGAGCAACCTTAGGACCAACATAATCAGGTCGATAATATTCCCGATAGTGATAATTTTCTTCTTCGGCAACATAAACGCAAGCACGTTTAACACTGCGGTTGCGGTAGTAAACTATGCGAACAACCCCGCCTCGATAGCGTTCATTAGCGACCTGCAGCAGGGCCAGGCCCTTGCCATATCGACAGTCACAACCCAGCAAACGGCATTGACGATGCTGCACAACAGCCAGGTGTCGGCCGTTGTCGTGATTCTGCCGAATTTTCCAGATGGCAATCCGTCCGGCGCAACAGATGTCGATGTATATTACAGCGAGAGCAACTTTGCCGCTGTTCCGGAGGCCTTGGCGACCATACAGGCAGTGTCGGAAAAGTTTGCTGTAAGCCCATCAGAATTTGCTGAAGGATCCGTAACTCCGCCAAAGCCGACTAACTACGGCCTCTCGCAGGTACTGCTTTACGGGGCCAACACCAATTATAAAACCTTCCTTACCGCAGGCATAATAGCCATGGTGGCTGCGTTCGGCTCGCTTTTCGGAGGAGGCGTATCGCTTATAACAGACAGGCAGCTTGGAAACCTGAAGGCATTCCTTCTTTCCCCGATATCGAAAAACGCCGTGATACTTGGAAAGGTGCTGTCCGGCACTGCCCAGTCGGTACTATACGGCATCCTGGCTCTCATTGTGGGCCTAGTGGCTGGCGCAAGCATAGCCATGGGGATTATAGGCGTTCTTTGGATAGTGCTTATAGTAATAATGATATCCCTGGGTTTCAGCGGGGTCACCATAATACTCGCGTCGAGAATGTCGCAGATACAAACCTATTCAATCTTAGGGAACGTCATAGTGCTGCCCATGTGGTTTCTTTCAGGCGCGTTCTTCCCGGCAAGCTCGCTGCCGTCGTTCATGCAGCCTTTTAGCACGTTCAACCCCATGACTTACGCAGTCTCCGGAATGCGCGACGTGATGCTGGTCGGATATTTCCCCATAGGGTCGATAATATTGGATATAGGCGTGCTGGTAATATTCCTGGCGTTCGGCGTTCTTGCAACATTCAAGCTTTTCAAGCCGAATATAAGTTGA
- a CDS encoding S-layer domain protein has translation MSQKIRISMFSVAAVLLAVFMLQAAYAQPAGSTGGAPTGSGALSIQDLSVSPNYVVSGDNISLSFQLYNSYSSSLRNVNLDLEASNPLLNVSPSYTSLADSIGSGTYGGLGLDVYSYKIHVPSTLPEGVYTISVVATYETTVSDGLLSYDVPGESVMPIYIYVHGLPKLGINLAPSSQIEPNQNVQMQIAATNFGTGTAYNVTAVLENSTYFKPFGNKVFVLGNMEPGTPATADANVYVARNIVNGTQFINMTVSYQYDNGTHAESNVSVPVGVLLNSPDVIATVQSTEPSELYIGSNQSVQIAIQNVGSGLARNVSVSVLSGRGTIVGSSSRSFFISSLQPGQSATESVMVSSNESNPQNSSDIYAMIGYEGANYMGNYSKTVAIPLSLFPSAEFNVTAVRGSLTPGGTYLPVTYEIKNIGNEPAKEVSLSLQSIYPITPVSGTAYVESIMPGEAANVTFYVDVDPNGAQGSYPVTIYEQWRQPNGASSQQFSGSSSYYIKVGDAGASSSSGAGSNAGQQGAGQSAIGIVIAVVVILAIAAFVMRKRSSASRASAKRDSNEQQDEKRGEGRRRGVKQGS, from the coding sequence ATGTCGCAAAAAATAAGGATTTCGATGTTTTCGGTCGCTGCGGTGCTGCTGGCAGTATTCATGCTTCAGGCGGCATATGCACAGCCTGCAGGGTCCACCGGCGGAGCTCCGACAGGCAGCGGCGCTCTTTCGATACAGGATCTGTCGGTGTCACCAAACTATGTGGTTTCAGGCGACAACATAAGCCTGTCATTCCAGCTCTACAATTCTTATTCCAGCAGCCTCAGGAACGTAAACTTGGACCTTGAAGCTTCCAACCCGCTCCTCAACGTGTCGCCATCTTACACCAGCTTGGCTGACAGCATAGGCAGCGGGACGTATGGCGGCCTGGGCCTTGATGTATACAGCTACAAGATTCATGTGCCATCCACCCTGCCGGAGGGGGTTTATACCATTTCCGTAGTAGCCACTTACGAGACAACGGTCAGCGACGGGCTGCTGAGCTACGACGTTCCGGGCGAATCTGTGATGCCGATATACATATACGTGCATGGGCTGCCGAAGCTCGGCATCAATCTGGCGCCTTCATCGCAGATAGAGCCAAACCAGAACGTTCAGATGCAGATTGCGGCGACCAACTTCGGAACCGGAACCGCTTACAACGTGACTGCGGTTCTTGAGAATTCGACATATTTCAAGCCGTTTGGAAATAAGGTTTTTGTGCTGGGCAACATGGAGCCCGGGACACCCGCAACTGCAGACGCAAACGTGTACGTGGCCAGAAACATAGTAAACGGCACGCAGTTCATCAACATGACAGTATCCTACCAGTACGACAACGGAACGCATGCCGAGAGCAATGTGAGCGTGCCCGTGGGCGTGCTGCTGAACTCGCCGGATGTGATCGCAACGGTGCAGTCCACTGAGCCGTCAGAACTCTACATTGGCTCCAACCAGTCGGTGCAGATAGCAATACAGAACGTAGGCTCCGGGCTTGCAAGGAACGTAAGCGTATCAGTATTAAGCGGCAGAGGCACGATAGTCGGAAGCTCGTCAAGGAGCTTTTTCATAAGTTCGCTGCAGCCAGGACAAAGTGCAACTGAAAGCGTCATGGTAAGCTCCAATGAGAGCAACCCGCAGAACTCGTCAGACATCTATGCGATGATAGGGTATGAGGGCGCCAACTACATGGGCAATTACTCAAAGACCGTTGCGATACCACTCAGCCTGTTCCCATCGGCAGAATTCAACGTGACAGCAGTAAGGGGCAGCCTGACACCTGGAGGAACGTACCTGCCGGTCACTTACGAAATAAAGAATATAGGGAACGAGCCGGCAAAGGAGGTGTCGCTCTCGCTGCAGTCAATATACCCGATAACTCCTGTCTCAGGAACTGCATATGTGGAAAGCATAATGCCCGGCGAAGCCGCCAATGTGACCTTCTACGTGGATGTTGATCCGAACGGCGCACAGGGCTCCTACCCTGTAACGATATATGAGCAGTGGAGGCAGCCGAACGGGGCGTCTTCCCAGCAGTTCTCAGGATCCAGCAGCTATTACATAAAGGTAGGAGATGCTGGAGCCAGTTCAAGCTCAGGGGCAGGCTCAAATGCAGGGCAGCAGGGTGCTGGTCAAAGCGCAATTGGCATAGTAATTGCAGTTGTTGTGATATTGGCGATAGCTGCGTTCGTAATGCGCAAAAGGTCTTCGGCGTCGAGGGCCAGTGCCAAAAGAGATTCAAATGAGCAGCAGGACGAAAAGCGAGGAGAAGGCCGCAGGAGGGGCGTGAAACAGGGTAGCTGA
- a CDS encoding 40-residue YVTN family beta-propeller repeat protein gives MLVFTLPIIHLSHAGTATISPQNVSVDTRSSHNYTTTVFTFTGTGVGLPPNGSGTPTMAYDIQIKAETSLGGECFINETSETNGQSYNYSLISNGTNINTGCLDNGSLTFAPLYGPYNITFTTYNDSGNGAEIASAKATYTVNYNLVTPTLSLSTNALDVGQSAIMTVKWNYPNNSFATGTPPFTVNLYSSSTSSCGGSGATLVDSSNDITTYSESFTVSPTTTGTIYYCAVVKDSSYGNPETKSSTAMPLYVAGTPTIRLSVTNFNYDQGQSATFGFALNGGIGPFEVSLISAQNGSQIGNTLTLNSPGSSGSFTFNLPNTPGSYSYYVKAIDEETNNGGASPYTFESSGSPDSITYTVSPTLSVPSISLSSNLIEQGQPFSASLSWTGGTEPYTANVYIYNATSNALMTGLPGLSLGGISSDTANIPIQSNDLAPGTYYLKATVADSSGTGPETNSSLSGNFVITAAPKIIETLSSNSLTYPNFPTVKIKAVNGTPPYSVAISISNPFTGFTESNSVTINANNGIANYSTGTLDPGTYFANVTLTDSASPAVTAFSSKLFTVNSLTPSLSLEVPSSFTYNAVNATVTASVYPSGLTGNLIMSVNGGTGIDVVALTSSSNTITYNAPASAGSYSFTLATDANAIYSAESTTANYIISQYNPKPSISVLPSNSFTYDGSNAIISYGLTTYYSNTIGIDLYVNNTLVQSSTELPVNLELMPIKTSPYYGYYGAAVSQNGTYLYSPAYYYNLISVINTKTSAVVKNINSSLLNGPTGIVIPNNTGNAYITNYLNGTLAVFNLSTNTVEKDIPLSSNSLLLSSIKPYYIAASPDGKLLYVTDYGTDSITVVNTSTGTVIKNVSLPSSSGPYSIALSQNGNTIYVAENSSSLYLINTSTYTVTAVSLSQYLTKAGSNMALVGSNLYIPADAGSTGVVVYNTATGTLSAISGIPSGMTAVSALGGYVFASNSSLRANSVTYIVNVSSGSLMGSINTGSNYTEYSVTDGSDIYLINYENFTELKNITVIKNISAPTKFNFAYTGPAAVGSYSLKAVPVLSGNYVPSNAVSTLTISPASLKVVSSLPSNSVYTGTNFTVTAYNANASQLGLSATLNGNTLPKPSLLNSNGITTVPFYAGAESKNGTAYFTTESNTVYYYPPGSTFGNDIIYLPSGFESYGIAISNVTDYAYVSSYAGNTILVLNLATNKIVNSIVLPNSSSEIYYDVLSKNDTVLYASNYGTNSIDAINLATNAITQISLGSDSFPILSIWCFRPAAGTSMFQDTTMILQ, from the coding sequence GTGCTAGTTTTTACTTTACCGATAATACATCTAAGCCATGCAGGTACAGCCACAATTAGCCCGCAGAACGTCAGTGTTGACACCAGAAGCTCCCACAATTATACAACAACCGTATTTACTTTTACCGGAACCGGGGTTGGTCTTCCCCCAAACGGAAGCGGAACTCCAACTATGGCATACGATATACAAATAAAAGCCGAAACAAGTCTTGGCGGTGAATGTTTTATAAATGAAACATCTGAAACAAATGGCCAATCTTATAACTATAGCCTAATATCTAACGGGACTAATATAAATACTGGTTGTCTGGATAATGGATCTTTGACATTTGCGCCACTTTACGGTCCATATAACATAACATTTACTACATACAATGATTCGGGTAACGGCGCTGAAATCGCATCGGCCAAAGCAACATATACTGTAAATTACAACCTTGTAACTCCAACACTCTCTCTTTCTACAAACGCATTGGACGTTGGCCAATCAGCCATTATGACGGTCAAATGGAATTACCCGAATAACTCGTTCGCTACAGGAACTCCTCCGTTCACAGTTAATTTGTATTCAAGCTCTACGAGTTCCTGTGGGGGATCTGGCGCTACACTTGTAGATTCATCAAATGACATAACCACTTACTCAGAATCGTTTACTGTGTCTCCTACGACTACAGGCACCATATATTATTGTGCAGTAGTGAAAGACAGCTCCTATGGGAATCCGGAAACTAAAAGTTCTACTGCAATGCCGCTATATGTTGCAGGGACGCCTACAATCAGACTATCAGTCACTAATTTTAATTATGATCAGGGTCAGTCTGCTACGTTTGGCTTCGCTCTTAATGGTGGGATAGGCCCGTTCGAAGTGTCTTTGATATCCGCGCAAAACGGCTCACAGATAGGCAATACATTAACATTAAACTCGCCAGGCTCTTCAGGCAGCTTCACATTTAACTTGCCTAACACTCCTGGCAGTTACAGCTATTACGTAAAGGCGATAGATGAAGAAACGAACAACGGCGGTGCAAGTCCCTACACATTTGAGTCTTCCGGCTCTCCAGACAGCATCACATATACCGTAAGCCCCACCTTGTCCGTACCTTCCATATCCCTGAGCTCAAATCTCATAGAGCAGGGGCAGCCTTTCAGCGCATCGCTGTCGTGGACCGGCGGCACAGAGCCATACACTGCCAACGTTTACATTTATAATGCAACATCAAATGCGTTAATGACAGGGCTACCTGGCCTCAGCCTGGGCGGAATTTCCTCTGATACTGCGAATATACCAATACAGAGCAATGATCTTGCACCAGGAACATACTACCTGAAGGCAACTGTTGCAGACTCTAGCGGCACAGGTCCCGAAACAAACTCATCCCTATCCGGCAACTTCGTGATAACTGCAGCCCCAAAAATAATAGAGACACTATCATCTAACTCATTGACATATCCAAATTTCCCAACGGTCAAGATAAAGGCTGTCAATGGCACTCCGCCGTATTCGGTTGCTATATCAATTTCAAATCCATTCACAGGCTTTACCGAAAGCAATAGCGTAACAATAAATGCAAATAACGGCATTGCAAACTACTCAACAGGCACTCTGGACCCAGGCACATATTTCGCCAACGTGACCCTTACAGACAGCGCTTCACCCGCAGTAACCGCGTTTTCATCGAAACTATTTACGGTAAACAGCCTGACTCCATCGCTGTCTCTTGAGGTCCCATCCAGCTTTACCTACAATGCAGTAAACGCAACCGTAACCGCGTCGGTGTATCCTTCCGGCCTGACCGGAAACCTGATAATGTCTGTCAACGGAGGCACGGGCATTGACGTTGTCGCGCTTACGTCTTCATCCAATACCATAACATACAACGCACCTGCATCTGCTGGATCGTACTCGTTTACTTTGGCTACTGACGCAAACGCGATTTACAGCGCAGAAAGCACCACGGCAAACTACATAATAAGCCAGTATAACCCCAAGCCAAGCATATCCGTGCTTCCGTCAAACAGCTTCACTTACGACGGCTCAAATGCGATAATAAGCTACGGCCTTACAACATATTACAGCAATACGATTGGAATTGACCTATACGTTAACAACACTCTTGTCCAAAGCAGCACCGAACTCCCAGTAAATTTGGAGCTGATGCCCATAAAGACAAGCCCCTATTACGGCTATTATGGCGCCGCAGTGTCGCAAAACGGCACTTACCTTTATTCTCCAGCGTACTATTATAATTTAATATCAGTAATTAATACCAAGACCAGTGCAGTTGTAAAAAACATAAACTCAAGCCTTCTAAACGGCCCCACAGGGATCGTGATTCCGAACAACACGGGCAATGCTTACATTACCAACTACCTTAACGGCACTTTGGCGGTTTTTAACTTATCCACCAATACAGTGGAAAAAGACATACCACTGAGCAGCAACTCTTTGCTACTTTCTTCAATAAAACCATATTACATAGCTGCTTCGCCAGATGGGAAATTGTTATATGTAACGGACTACGGTACTGACAGCATAACTGTGGTAAACACAAGCACGGGCACAGTAATAAAAAATGTGTCGCTTCCGAGCTCCTCGGGTCCGTACTCAATAGCACTGTCTCAGAACGGAAATACGATATATGTGGCAGAAAATTCCTCTTCACTTTATTTGATAAACACAAGTACCTACACAGTAACAGCTGTATCACTTTCCCAATACTTAACAAAAGCAGGTTCAAATATGGCACTGGTCGGCTCTAACCTGTACATACCTGCAGATGCTGGCAGCACTGGTGTTGTTGTATACAATACAGCTACTGGCACATTAAGCGCCATTTCTGGAATTCCAAGCGGGATGACTGCAGTTTCTGCTTTGGGTGGGTATGTCTTCGCAAGCAATAGCTCTTTAAGAGCCAATAGCGTTACCTATATTGTGAACGTTTCTTCTGGGAGTCTGATGGGGTCAATAAACACAGGTTCAAATTATACTGAATATTCAGTTACGGATGGCAGTGACATATACTTAATCAACTATGAAAACTTTACCGAGCTTAAAAATATTACTGTAATAAAAAATATATCTGCCCCGACAAAGTTTAACTTTGCTTACACAGGCCCTGCAGCAGTAGGCAGCTATTCTTTGAAAGCGGTTCCTGTCCTTTCTGGCAATTACGTTCCCTCAAACGCAGTGTCTACACTAACAATATCCCCTGCCTCTCTAAAGGTTGTGAGCTCTCTTCCTTCAAACTCAGTTTACACAGGAACAAACTTCACTGTAACTGCATATAATGCCAATGCCTCGCAGCTCGGCCTTAGTGCAACCTTAAACGGCAATACGCTGCCAAAACCATCACTTTTAAACTCAAACGGAATAACAACAGTACCATTCTATGCCGGGGCAGAAAGTAAAAACGGAACTGCATATTTCACTACAGAGTCTAATACTGTCTATTATTATCCTCCTGGCTCAACCTTTGGCAACGACATAATATATCTGCCTAGCGGATTCGAATCTTACGGCATTGCAATATCAAACGTTACCGACTATGCATATGTATCATCATACGCAGGAAATACCATATTGGTACTAAATCTTGCAACAAACAAGATTGTAAACAGCATAGTTCTTCCAAACAGCTCGTCGGAGATTTACTACGACGTCCTTAGCAAGAACGACACAGTGCTCTACGCGTCAAACTACGGTACAAACAGCATAGATGCCATAAACCTTGCCACAAATGCAATAACACAGATAAGCCTTGGCTCAGATTCGTTTCCTATCCTTTCTATATGGTGCTTTCGCCCAGCGGCAGGCACCTCTATGTTTCAGGATACTACTATGATTTTACAGTAA
- a CDS encoding mevalonate kinase, whose amino-acid sequence MLGHKIALNMEARAPGVIKLFGEHAVVYDRLAVAMAIDKYAYANVGKAAGEFSVGLLDFGRSGNFSEKELESIYISYFAKDSIPDQKGKTEHILKFIGENSAVDADLLPFAVIASRIHKQYGAGLNGIKAEIRSEIPTQKGFASSASCYTAFTLAMLNYLGISLGHDEIIEIAKDGERVRHKNEGAGKIDVSTSYYGGFVSYRGSSGAKKENDINTNIVLHAIDTGPKKSTAEMVGRVREIYESNREYANYLLDRIEACSTRGIAALKSDDAESLGKIMDENHSYLRMLGVSSESLEDAIALTKAAGGLGAKLSGGGGGGIAIAITKDHDALEKELALHGYVNYSVGVSKSGASVN is encoded by the coding sequence ATGCTAGGGCATAAAATAGCGTTGAATATGGAAGCCAGAGCGCCAGGAGTGATTAAGCTGTTCGGCGAGCATGCTGTGGTATACGACAGGCTTGCAGTTGCCATGGCTATAGACAAATACGCCTACGCCAACGTTGGAAAGGCTGCTGGAGAATTTTCGGTCGGCCTGCTTGATTTCGGCAGGTCAGGAAATTTCTCAGAGAAGGAGCTCGAATCTATTTACATTTCTTATTTTGCAAAGGACTCCATCCCCGACCAGAAAGGCAAGACGGAGCACATACTTAAATTCATAGGCGAGAACAGCGCAGTAGACGCAGATCTGCTGCCTTTTGCCGTCATAGCGTCAAGGATACACAAACAGTATGGCGCAGGGCTTAACGGCATCAAGGCCGAAATAAGGTCAGAAATACCCACGCAAAAAGGATTTGCAAGCAGCGCGTCATGCTATACCGCATTTACATTGGCAATGCTGAACTATCTTGGAATATCGTTGGGTCACGATGAGATAATCGAGATAGCCAAGGATGGCGAAAGGGTGCGGCACAAAAACGAAGGCGCAGGAAAGATAGACGTCAGCACTTCATATTATGGGGGCTTCGTAAGCTACAGAGGCTCATCTGGCGCAAAAAAGGAAAACGATATAAATACAAATATAGTTCTGCATGCAATAGACACCGGACCCAAGAAGAGCACTGCTGAGATGGTTGGGCGCGTGAGGGAGATTTATGAAAGCAACCGAGAATACGCGAACTACCTGCTAGATAGGATAGAGGCCTGCAGCACAAGGGGCATAGCCGCGCTGAAAAGTGATGATGCTGAGAGCCTTGGAAAGATTATGGATGAAAACCACTCCTATCTGAGGATGCTTGGAGTTTCCAGCGAATCGCTTGAAGACGCTATTGCCCTGACCAAAGCTGCAGGTGGCCTTGGCGCGAAGCTGTCAGGTGGAGGAGGCGGAGGAATCGCCATTGCAATTACAAAAGACCACGACGCTCTTGAAAAGGAGTTGGCATTGCATGGCTACGTAAACTACTCTGTTGGTGTTTCGAAGAGCGGCGCGTCGGTTAATTAG
- a CDS encoding diphosphomevalonate decarboxylase produces the protein MEDRIYTAIGSSNIAFIKYWGKRDGKINLPNNSSISMTLDRNVGTKTSVLFSSKLKSDRLFINGKEENIKEGANEKSRFISEMLAYCKKAAGINTNALIVSENNFPSDSGLASSASGGATLAFLLSNALDLKMDSREISIMARKISGSACRSVYGGIVKWDAGSKQDGSDSFAEQVVDHRYWPDLMDIIAIVDPSKKKVSSSAGHAITVKTSSLYRVRPQVAEEGVKKVVNAVTNKDFQVLAETVMRDSNNMHATMMDSWPPIMYLSDASRSIIYAMHELNESEGKYVAAYTFDAGPNAHIITTSSNRSKVIKMLEEIGVARSIIESKMGAGPEMLEGEESLIDQESMAPVHK, from the coding sequence ATGGAAGATAGAATTTACACTGCGATTGGATCCTCGAACATAGCCTTCATAAAGTACTGGGGCAAGAGGGATGGCAAGATAAACCTTCCAAATAACTCCAGCATAAGCATGACCCTTGACAGGAATGTTGGCACCAAGACTAGCGTGCTTTTTTCCAGCAAGCTGAAAAGCGATAGACTGTTCATAAACGGGAAGGAGGAGAACATCAAAGAGGGTGCAAACGAGAAATCTAGGTTTATAAGCGAGATGCTTGCCTATTGCAAAAAGGCGGCAGGAATAAACACGAATGCACTGATAGTGTCAGAAAATAATTTTCCATCAGACAGCGGCCTGGCTTCAAGCGCATCCGGCGGTGCGACTCTTGCATTCCTGCTGTCTAACGCCCTTGATCTGAAGATGGACTCCAGAGAGATATCAATAATGGCAAGAAAGATAAGTGGAAGCGCGTGCAGAAGCGTTTACGGGGGCATAGTGAAATGGGATGCGGGAAGCAAGCAAGATGGCAGCGACTCCTTTGCAGAGCAGGTAGTTGATCATCGATACTGGCCTGATTTGATGGACATAATCGCAATAGTTGATCCTTCTAAGAAAAAAGTTTCTAGCAGTGCAGGGCATGCTATTACTGTAAAGACTAGTTCACTATACAGGGTTAGACCGCAGGTGGCGGAGGAAGGCGTAAAAAAAGTTGTTAATGCAGTCACGAACAAAGATTTCCAGGTCCTTGCCGAAACTGTGATGCGCGACAGCAACAACATGCACGCCACGATGATGGACAGCTGGCCGCCAATAATGTACCTGAGCGATGCATCACGCAGCATAATATACGCAATGCACGAGCTCAACGAAAGCGAGGGCAAGTATGTCGCAGCGTACACGTTTGACGCAGGGCCGAATGCACATATAATAACTACCTCGAGCAACAGAAGCAAGGTGATTAAGATGCTTGAAGAAATCGGAGTTGCAAGAAGCATAATAGAATCTAAGATGGGTGCAGGGCCGGAGATGCTGGAAGGAGAAGAGTCGCTTATCGACCAAGAATCTATGGCTCCTGTGCATAAATAA
- a CDS encoding aspartate/glutamate/uridylate kinase codes for MAKKLYMIKLGGGVVSDIATARKPLVDEISRVINEVKAAKDEGGFDLIIGHGSGSFGHIPAHTYRVNEGLVGPESRKGAAITQQVAQELNRIIISEAINAGLDPFPFSPSSFMIADGGVPSEGSAAHIRHAIDRGFVPIVYGDVVMDRKMGVSIASTEKVFSFLARQIGVDRFVLATDVDGVFDKDPRTNPDAKLVRLIDGSNIDSILEHAETNKMKIDVTGGMKTKVLGMHEMVSLSGTEGIIINGKVPGRIRDALLGKDVPGTIVRP; via the coding sequence ATGGCAAAGAAGCTCTACATGATAAAGCTTGGAGGAGGCGTAGTATCTGATATAGCGACTGCCAGGAAACCACTTGTTGACGAAATCAGTAGGGTTATCAACGAGGTAAAGGCTGCAAAGGATGAAGGGGGTTTCGACCTTATAATAGGCCACGGCTCGGGGTCTTTTGGCCACATACCAGCACACACCTACAGGGTAAACGAAGGGCTTGTCGGACCTGAGAGCAGGAAAGGAGCCGCAATAACCCAGCAGGTGGCGCAGGAGCTCAACAGGATAATAATTAGTGAGGCGATAAACGCAGGGCTAGATCCATTCCCGTTCTCGCCTTCCTCATTCATGATAGCGGATGGCGGCGTGCCCTCTGAAGGCAGCGCAGCGCACATCAGGCATGCAATAGACAGGGGCTTTGTTCCTATAGTTTACGGCGATGTGGTCATGGACAGGAAGATGGGCGTTAGCATAGCCTCTACAGAAAAGGTATTCAGCTTCCTGGCGAGGCAGATTGGCGTAGACAGGTTTGTGCTTGCAACCGACGTTGACGGCGTGTTCGACAAGGATCCGAGGACTAATCCTGATGCAAAGCTTGTAAGGCTCATAGACGGATCAAATATAGACAGCATATTGGAGCACGCAGAAACCAACAAGATGAAAATAGACGTTACAGGGGGCATGAAAACAAAGGTCTTGGGCATGCATGAGATGGTATCTTTAAGCGGCACCGAGGGCATAATAATAAACGGCAAGGTTCCAGGCAGGATACGCGACGCGCTTCTTGGAAAGGATGTGCCAGGGACCATAGTCAGGCCATAA